TGGCCTTCAAGTGCGGAAAGGCTGCTTTTGAATCCAGATGATCCTGATAAGAATCGAGGACAAAGCTGACTTTATTGAGGTCATTGCGATAGAGCTGACCACCAAATACCATGCCATGCATGACATCTTCTACTTCTTGATGAGCCACCTCTTCGGCCGTTTTCCCCTTAGACATACTGTAAATCTTGAGCGTTTCACGCGCACGTTCACGGAAATTCTCGCTGGCAAATAGACCGTTGTTGCTTTCCAAATAAAATTCCAAGCCACGGCCTTGGAGCCAATCCACAATGGCCTTGGAATCCTCTTCTGAAATCATTTGGTGCATGACCACTTCCTCGTGGTGCTCTACATAGGATCCATTGCCACCAATCATGCCATCCAAGCCGATATCCCACAATTCTGGCTGCATTTCAGCTCGGCTGCGACCTGTACAGACATAGACAAGGTGCCCATTTTGGCGTGCCTGCTGGATGGCCTTGATAGCCGATTGAGGAATACGATTGTGGTA
The sequence above is a segment of the Streptococcus suis genome. Coding sequences within it:
- a CDS encoding Cof-type HAD-IIB family hydrolase, with the translated sequence MSKIIFLDVDGTLVDYHNRIPQSAIKAIQQARQNGHLVYVCTGRSRAEMQPELWDIGLDGMIGGNGSYVEHHEEVVMHQMISEEDSKAIVDWLQGRGLEFYLESNNGLFASENFRERARETLKIYSMSKGKTAEEVAHQEVEDVMHGMVFGGQLYRNDLNKVSFVLDSYQDHLDSKAAFPHLKANTWGGRGETALFGDLGVANIDKAHAVEVLLEHLGASQADTIAFGDAKIDIPMLEYCAIGVSMGNGGPEILVMADMVTDDVEEDGLYNAFEKLGLLD